TGCCGACACATTTCTCGCGCGCGCCGACAGCGCGCTCTATTCCGCGAAGGCGCAAGGGCGCAACTGCATTGCAACGAGCTGACCAACCCATTTGACGCCGGTCGCGCAGAAGTCGCCGCCGGACCGAACGCTCCAGGACAGGGCCATGAGATCCAAATCCGCCAAACCTTCCGAAAACCTGCTCGACGAATTGCAGGCCGCGCTGTCGCACGGCACGGTGGCGCGCCGGGTGGAGACGCTGCGCCGCGTTACCGATCTCTTCATCAACAACGCGGTGGACTATTCGGACGAGCACATCCGCCTGTACGACGACGTCTTCCAGTGCCTGGTTGAGCAGATCGAGACCTCGGCCAAGGCGCTGCTCGCCGAGCGT
The DNA window shown above is from Bradyrhizobium sp. CB1650 and carries:
- a CDS encoding diguanylate cyclase — encoded protein: MTISAGVASLRENDTADTFLARADSALYSAKAQGRNCIATS